A genomic stretch from Corvus cornix cornix isolate S_Up_H32 chromosome 9, ASM73873v5, whole genome shotgun sequence includes:
- the GRK7 gene encoding rhodopsin kinase GRK7, translating into MCDMGGLDNLIANTAYLQARKSGEGDAKEMQKRRKSLSLPKVEQCKEHRESIVADYDSICEQQPIGKKFFRDFLETVPEYLVGRNFLDEIASWELAEDNLKNSIMEDIVNNFLKEGGKNYLSFMSSDLVSKCQAATAKDYENIMQLAREETKLFFKDKPFKDFQTSPFYDKFIQWKVFEKQPVTEKYFSEFRVLGKGGFGEVCAIQVKNTGKMYACKKLDKKRLKKKSGEKMALLEKEILEKVNSPFIVTLAYAYETKTHLCLVMSLMNGGDLKYHIYNVGERGLEMKRIIYYSAQITCGILHLHSIKIVYRDMKPENVLLDDNGNCRLSDLGLAVQVKEGKSITQRAGTNGYMAPEILKEEDYSYPVDWFAMGCTIYEMVAGRTPFKDYKEKVSKDEVRRRTLEDEVKFEHASFTAEAKEICQLFLAKKKEDRLGSRNEDDDPRKHSFFKTINFHRLEASLIDPPFVPDPSVVYAKDVADIADFSEIRGIEFDDKDKKFFKKFATGAVPIPWQEEIIETGLFDELNDPNRVVSGGYANGGEAKSGVCLLL; encoded by the exons ATGTGTGACATGGGGGGGCTCGACAACCTGATTGCCAACACTGCCTACCTCCAGGCAAGGAAGAGTGGAGAAGGAGATGCCAAGGAAATGCAAAAGAGGCGTAAGAGCCTCTCGCTGCCCAAGGTTGAGCAGTGCAAAGAGCACAGAGAGTCCATTGTTGCTGATTATGACAGCATCTGTGAACAGCAGCCCATTGGCAAGAAATTCTTCCGAGACTTTTTAGAGACAGTGCCAGAATATTTGGTAGGTAGGAACTTCCTGGATGAGATAGCAAGCTGGGAGTTGGCAGAGGACAATCTCAAGAACAGCATCATGGAAGATATTGTCAACAATTTTCTTAAGGAAGGCGGCAAAAACTATCTGTCTTTCATGAGCTCTGACTTGGTCAGCAAATGCCAAGCAGCTACTGCAAAAGACTATGAGAATATCATGCAGCTGGCCAGGGAGGAAACCAAACTCTTCTTTAAAGACAAGCCCTTCAAGGACTTCCAGACCAGCCCCTTTTATGACAAATTTATCCAATGGAAAGTGTTTGAGAAGCAACCAGTAACTGAGAAATACTTCTCCGAGTTCCGAGTGCTGGGCAAAGGTGGCTTTGGAGAG GTTTGTGCCATCCAGGTCAAAAATACTGGCAAGATGTATGCCTGCAAGAAACTGGATAAGAAaaggttgaaaaagaaaagtggagAGAAGATGGCACTGCTGGAGAAAGAGATCCTGGAGAAGGTCAACAGCCCTTTCATAGTCACACTAGCTTACGCCTATGAGACCAAAACCCATCTATGTCTTGTTATGAGCCTCATGAATGGAGGGGATCTGAAGTATCACATCTACAATGTGGGAGAAAGGGGTTTGGAAATGAAAAGGATCATCTATTACTCAGCTCAGATCACCTGTGGGATTCTGCATCTCCATTCCATCAAAATTGTGTACCGGGATATGAAACCGGAGAATGTCCTCCTGGATGATAATGGGAATTGCAGACTGTCTGATCTTGGATTGGCAGTGCAAGtcaaagagggaaaaagcaTCACTCAGAGG GCTGGGACAAATGGTTACATGGCTCCGGAAATCCTGAAGGAAGAGGACTACAGCTATCCCGTGGACTGGTTTGCTATGGGGTGTACTATTTATGAGATGGTTGCTGGGCGAACACCATTCAAGGATTACAAAGAAAAGGTCAGTAAGGATGAGGTTAGAAGAAGAACTCTGGAAGATGAGGTGAAATTTGAACATGCCAGCTTTACAGCGGAAGCGAAAGAGATTTGCCAGCTGTTTTTGGCTAAGAAAAAAGAGGACCGTTTAGGAAGCAG GAATGAAGACGATGACCcaagaaaacacagcttcttCAAAACAATAAATTTCCACAGGCTAGAGGCAAGCCTTATTGACCCTCCATTTGTGCCAGATCCATCAGTTGTCTATGCCAAAGACGTTGCAGACATTGCTGACTTCTCTGAAATACGAGGAATTGAGTTTGATGACAAAGACAAGAAGTTCTTCAAAAAGTTTGCAACGGGTGCTGTCCCTATACCCTGGCAGGAAGAAATCATTGAAACTGGACTGTTTGACGAACTGAATGATCCCAACAGAGTAGTTTCTGGAGGTTATGCAAACGGAGGGGAAGCTAAATCGGgagtttgtttgttgttgtaA
- the RNF7 gene encoding RING-box protein 2 isoform X2 has protein sequence MADVEDGDEPGAPHSLPGSAGSKAGVPDKMFSLKKWNAVAMWSWDVECDTCAICRVQMPVLDVKLKTNKKIVLWFGENAIIPSTIAACPCG, from the exons ATGGCCGATGTGGAGGACGGGGACGAGCCCGGCGCCCCCCACTCGCTGCCGGGCTCCGCGGGCTCCAAGGCAGGCGTCCCCGACAAGATGTTCTCGCTGAAGAAGTGGAACGCGGTGGCCATGTGGAGCTGGGACGTGGAGTGCGACACCTGCGCCATTTGCCGCGTGCAG ATGCCTGTCTTAGATGTcaagctgaaaacaaacaagaagatTGTGTTG tggTTTGGGGAGAATGCAATCATTCCTTCCACAATTGCTGCATGTCCTTGTGGGTGA
- the RNF7 gene encoding RING-box protein 2 isoform X1 gives MADVEDGDEPGAPHSLPGSAGSKAGVPDKMFSLKKWNAVAMWSWDVECDTCAICRVQVMDACLRCQAENKQEDCVVVWGECNHSFHNCCMSLWVKQNNRCPLCQQDWVVQRIGK, from the exons ATGGCCGATGTGGAGGACGGGGACGAGCCCGGCGCCCCCCACTCGCTGCCGGGCTCCGCGGGCTCCAAGGCAGGCGTCCCCGACAAGATGTTCTCGCTGAAGAAGTGGAACGCGGTGGCCATGTGGAGCTGGGACGTGGAGTGCGACACCTGCGCCATTTGCCGCGTGCAGGTCATGG ATGCCTGTCTTAGATGTcaagctgaaaacaaacaagaagatTGTGTTG tggTTTGGGGAGAATGCAATCATTCCTTCCACAATTGCTGCATGTCCTTGTGGGTGAAACAGAATAATCGctgtcccctctgccagcaggacTGGGTAGTCCAGAGAATAGGCAAATAA